The following proteins are encoded in a genomic region of Alnus glutinosa chromosome 8, dhAlnGlut1.1, whole genome shotgun sequence:
- the LOC133875824 gene encoding protein indeterminate-domain 16: MEEEDHQKELQLLPNSQPVPSSSHMPSRPSASSSLRCRSTMSDSFAGPALDLQLSISVRPIQPPSDCVLAGPICGYDDAKSETSCVEALKWQAAEQIRLAAMEKAYAERVRELTRREMELAQSEFSRARHMWERAREEVEKAERMKERATRQIDSTCMEITCQSCRQRFRRP, from the coding sequence aTGGAAGAGGAAGATCATCAAAAGGAGCTGCAGCTACTCCCTAATTCACAGCCCGTACCTTCTTCATCACACATGCCATCTCGGCCGTCGGCTTCTTCTTCGCTAAGGTGTCGGTCAACGATGTCTGATTCCTTTGCAGGCCCAGCGCTAGACCTGCAGTTGTCAATCAGCGTAAGGCCAATCCAGCCACCTTCGGACTGTGTTCTAGCCGGACCCATTTGCGGCTACGATGATGCCAAGTCCGAGACGAGCTGTGTCGAGGCGTTGAAATGGCAGGCCGCGGAGCAGATTCGGCTGGCGGCGATGGAGAAGGCGTACGCGGAGCGGGTGAGGGAGCTGACGAGGAGAGAAATGGAGTTGGCGCAGTCGGAGTTTTCAAGAGCAAGGCACATGTGGGAGAGGGCTAGGGAAGAGGTGGAGAAGGCTGAGAGAATGAAGGAGAGGGCAACCCGCCAGATAGACTCCACGTGCATGGAGATTACTTGCCAGTCTTGCAGGCAAAGGTTCCGCAGGCCTTAA